Sequence from the Rhizobium sp. TH2 genome:
GGATATCCGCTCGCGGGCAAGGCGACGATTTCGAGATAGCTGCGCGTATCATGTCGGGCGTATTTCTCGATGTCACCGGGCGCAAACAGGCCGAGGAAGGTCACGAGCTGCTCGCGGGCGAGATGAGTCACCGCGTGAAAAACCTTTTGGCCATTGCTAGCGGCCTTACCCAGATCACTTCACGGTCGTCTACATCGGTCGACGAGATGGCTTCCCAATTGACCCAGCGACTGGCTGCTTTAGGTCGTGCCCACGACCTGGTACGCCCGTTGCCCGGAGGTCAGGGAAGTGCGGCTTTGCTAGGCGACCTGTTCACGGTGTTACTTGCGCCCTATGACGACGAAGGAGCGTTTTCCGGACGGATTAGGGTCGCGGTCCCACGAATGGGCGTGGGGGAGAACGCCGCGACAGGGGTCGCTCTCGTGATCCATGAGTTGGCGACCAACTCCCTCAAATACGGTGCGCTCTCAGCAGCCGCGGGAAACCTCGATATTTCTGGCAAGATGGTCGGCGACGATGTTGACGTAGTCTGGAC
This genomic interval carries:
- a CDS encoding sensor histidine kinase, giving the protein MTSADTDDHPAWNQEQLRRAIKAAGIALWTWNVDSDAFTMDRRGYELWDVSTEDATLTFEHLSEKIHPADRDRVRAAFVATRAVVGQYEIDFRMLTNPGEVRWISARGQGDDFEIAARIMSGVFLDVTGRKQAEEGHELLAGEMSHRVKNLLAIASGLTQITSRSSTSVDEMASQLTQRLAALGRAHDLVRPLPGGQGSAALLGDLFTVLLAPYDDEGAFSGRIRVAVPRMGVGENAATGVALVIHELATNSLKYGALSAAAGNLDISGKMVGDDVDVVWTEQGGPGVEPPEGSGGYGSKLVQRTMSGHLGGSITYNWTPSGAVVTLRMKGDRLSA